The following are encoded in a window of Thermoanaerobacter ethanolicus JW 200 genomic DNA:
- a CDS encoding FecCD family ABC transporter permease — MRQSFIYTVPDSYNKYIKRKILIIFLTALATFVLAVYAINAGSAGISTYDVIKTLLGKGEERFRIIVWNIRMPRVLTAIVAGIGLSVAGCVTQSILRNPLASPFTLGISQGAAFGAAVAIIVFGAGSTANSDSVIINNPYLVVFFAFLGSMGSTIVVLMLAKSFRVTPEAMVLAGVALGSLFSAVTMILQYFADDVKVAYVVFWTFGDIGRASWKDLGIMSVVVGISLIHFMFNRWNYNALDSGEETAKGLGVDVERVRLLGMFVSSLIAAVITSFVGIIGFIGLVGPHIMRRLIGGDHRFLIPASSVMGGLILLASDTLGRTIISPVVLPVGAITSFLGAPVFLYVLSRGYKR; from the coding sequence TTGAGACAGTCATTTATATATACTGTACCGGATAGCTATAATAAATATATCAAAAGAAAAATATTGATTATATTTTTAACAGCTTTGGCTACATTTGTACTTGCAGTATATGCTATAAATGCAGGTTCGGCTGGCATTAGTACCTATGATGTCATAAAAACGTTGTTAGGTAAGGGAGAAGAGAGATTTCGTATCATAGTTTGGAACATTAGGATGCCAAGGGTTTTAACAGCAATTGTAGCAGGAATTGGTCTTTCAGTTGCAGGATGTGTAACCCAAAGCATTTTAAGAAATCCCTTAGCCTCTCCTTTCACTTTAGGTATTTCTCAAGGAGCAGCTTTTGGAGCAGCAGTAGCTATAATTGTGTTTGGTGCAGGTAGTACTGCAAATTCTGATTCTGTGATTATAAACAATCCTTATTTGGTAGTTTTTTTTGCTTTTTTGGGTTCAATGGGTTCGACAATAGTCGTATTGATGTTGGCAAAAAGCTTTAGAGTAACTCCTGAAGCGATGGTTTTGGCAGGAGTAGCTTTAGGGTCTTTGTTTTCAGCTGTTACTATGATTTTGCAGTATTTTGCTGATGATGTAAAAGTGGCTTATGTAGTTTTTTGGACATTTGGAGATATAGGAAGGGCATCATGGAAGGATTTGGGCATAATGTCTGTAGTTGTAGGTATTTCTCTGATACATTTTATGTTTAACAGATGGAACTATAATGCTTTAGACAGTGGAGAAGAAACGGCAAAAGGTCTTGGAGTTGACGTGGAAAGAGTAAGATTATTAGGCATGTTTGTCTCTTCTTTAATTGCTGCCGTTATTACCTCTTTTGTAGGAATTATAGGCTTTATTGGACTTGTTGGACCTCACATAATGAGGAGATTAATTGGAGGAGACCATAGATTTTTGATTCCTGCTTCTTCTGTAATGGGAGGTTTAATACTTTTAGCATCAGACACTTTAGGCAGAACTATTATTTCACCGGTAGTATTACCTGTGGGCGCTATAACCTCCTTTTTGGGAGCACCGGTTTTCCTCTATGTGCTTTCAAGGGGGTATAAGAGATGA